The genomic segment ATATCTCCCGGGAAACCATCACCATCAATTAAATTTCATTTTATTATCACATTTGAAACATAATAACTTTGAGCgatatgatttattatttacTAATTGTTCAAATCTATATGTTCGGGTGGGTggcataatttttaattttttttaaaaaaatatagctcttaaataaataaataagtagCACCAGAATTTAATTTGTCGAATTAGGACAATAGCTTTCATTCATTCATTGGCCATGTGCACTTGTCTTGTCAAGTGTAATTACAATTGTCCCTATTAGGCGTGTGCTCGATAATTCCACGGTGGTCAATCACGAATCACatattcagatttgatatttttgttcataaattatgcatatCAACGACAAATTATTAAAACAAACTTAAAATGAATCCATAAATATCTAACACATATTCTATATATAAAATTACCAAATAAAATTGTGAAGTTAAGGTTCAATTTAGACAGTTTTTaaaaacgttttttttttttttatgttttataaatgaaaaatttaaaatatgtgttggaaagatttttgtaaattatttttgaaaaataggtTCTTAaagtatatttaaaaaaaattaatttatatatataattttgtgcaaacacataattatttttaaaatattttttataaaaaaacgttttataaaataataatcattTACGATTATTTACCATCGTATGGGATATTTTATGCATATGGGAAAAGCTAGGTTCTTGATGTATATGGCCAATTTTTTATTACTTGTGCATCCATTGCAACTTGTAGCCAACGCATTTGTAAATTGTTCAATAATGTCATTTCGGATGTAATTTCAGCAAGTTCCAAGCAATTTCTTCTAAACTCACCAGATATTTATATACATACGtacataatataaaatttacttTCAAATTAGACGTGTGAAAATGAGTTAAACTCATCCGATTGATTTCTGTTGTATAAAATAATTGAGTTGAGTTGATGATTTCTCAATCCACTAATGACAGACCGGCTCACCCTACTCCGTCTAATGGTGGGTTGTGGGAGAGCCTGCTTCAAGTTCAACTCACCAAATCACACACAAGTTGAACTGCATGAACCCGTcgcttaaaataaataattggatTGATGTTTTCTCAGCTCACCTAAAAAGCGAACCAATTCATCGGTCTAATGGTGAGTTGCAGAGAATTATAGGCAGCCCACCTCGCCGACTTTTTTTGACACATCTATGAAAAATAGTGGATGACACTCCAATTCAACTTGTGAAATTATTTTCTTGAGGTTAACATCGTTGGATCTCCACATGACcatatgtttatgtttaggcTCATGTCAATTTTAGGAAAGCAAAGCGACAACTgtatgaaaatttaattttgctTGTTCGAAGTCCTTTTGGAAACACTCtggatttttttatatattcacatttaaatttaattattgaaaTTCGAGTACTAAGAAACTCAAGAtcttttataataaaattttatagtaACAAGAAACTCAATATGTTTGTAAATTAAAATctaatgattattttttatagACTGCAAACACTTCTTTAATACAATTGATGATCtattacaaaaaaattaatattattttttcaaactTTGAAATTAAGAAATATAGTAAGAAAAAAACCAAAGGCCGTAACGAGGGATTCTCGCATAAAGGGGGGAAAAGTTTGATGGCTCAACGTGACTTTGTCAATGTGTGGCATAAATAATTAAGCAACATAAAGTggttaatttataatttaattaaataagataAATAAGACAAAACAATCGCTTTTGTTTATGATGGCCGCATCCACTCGACTTTTTCATTGATTTCTCATTTATTTAGTAACCGTGTGTTCATTCGTGTGAGATACCTTCGGGGAAGGATAACGGGGAGAAATTTGGACAAGGCTCGTGATAAAATGGATTTCTCTGAAGATTTTCACTCATTTTGTGATTTCTGTCTTTTTGCTCCTCTTTTGGTTTGCGTCCCAATTTTCCTCAGGAAGTTCGTTTTCCGGTGATATTACCGTTTGATTTTGGTCAATCTTGGGGATTATTCCGGTTTCCACGGTGATCACGACGTTTAATTTTAATCCAAAATTTTATGAAGTTGAGGTCTTTACGGGTGGACGATGAGAGGTCAAAAGGGTCTTTCAGTACCATCATTCTTCAATCATTTTCTTGTTTTTTGCTGATAAATTTTGATTTCCTTGATTATTTGGGTGTTGGATGACTCTTTGAACTGTCGAGGAAGTTCCTCTTGTTGTGATTGAGGTTATTTTTGAATATGTTACCTCATTTGAGTTTGATCTTATCTGTAAATATGGTAATGAAGCTATGCCTGTCGACATGATGATTACATTAAATTACTGTTGAAAATCCTTTTTCAACTATTCGAAATTTTATAACAGGGGCTATTGAAAGGACTAGTTCCCGACCATTTGAAACTGATATCCATACCAAAGGCTGTGACTTTTTTCTATAACAGGGGCTATTGAAAGGACTAGTTCCCGACCATTTGAAACTGATATCCATACCAAAGGCtgtgacttttttcttgatttgatGCATATTTTGGACCTTAGATCTGATTGGTTGAAAGTTCTATCTTCTGTTCTTTTGTACGAAGCTTCGAAATCTTTGATTCCTTTCAGCTTCTTATTCCATTGATTCTACTTGTACGTACACGAAATCATTTTTCTTGCGTTCTTTGAGCAAAAAAGGGACAAAATATGGCTGTTTCTTTCACTAGATTGTCGTGGCTATGGTTGGGTGTTAAAGAAAAAGAGCCAGTATCGAATGGATCACTTGCTAATTCATTAAATTCATTAAGTGATTGGGGTTTGGGATTGAGAGGAGAACCAGAAAGCTTGAAGTTTAACTCGGTGAGGGGGGTAGATAAAAGAGTGCCGTCTTCGAGTAGGAAAGTGAAGAAGAAATGGAAGAGTAGGGAGGAGAGGAGCAGGAGGATTGATGAGGAATATGACGTGGTGTTGGTGCCATCTGATGGGGTTAGTTTGTCGGGATCGGAGTCGGATGATTCGGACTGGTCGATCGGGTGGCTAGAGCCACATGCCCCCAATTTCCAGAGTGATGATGAGGCTGATGGTAGCTTTGCTGTGTTAGTTCCTTGCTACAGGCATGACTGCAAGAATTTAAAGGAGAATAGTGAGGAGCCTGGTGTTCCATTCTTGAGTGCCATTAAGAACGTTCCAAATGGTTATTCTGCTGGTAAGAGCTTGggattttataataaataagaTGTGTTTGGATGCTTTCATGTATCTCTTATTCGATTTATTTTTCCTGTTTTACTTCTTATAATACGTCTTTCCTTTGCTATTTACAATTTGGGCTTGGTTTGGATTTGGGAAATGAAACATTTCATTTATATGCTTGCTATGCTGAAATAAGTAAATGCCCCTGCTTTTGTCATTTTCTGTACAATGGGTTAATCGTTGTTGAGTATGTTTGGATTTATTGATTGCTTTATACTTACTTCGAGAAAGTACATAATCAAAGGTTAAATGATTTAGTTTTCTCCCTTCTGTCTAACTAGGCTTttcattttgtttttcttttttgaaaaaccATTATTCGTGTAGATTACTGAGTCACTGAACCTGTCACCCCCAGGCAAAAAGCTTGTTAGAATACAATTACACAGCCATAGAGCGGAAGCATTAGTCTTATAGTCTGTTGTGTGCTCTTTTTAATTTGGTTAATAGGATTGCAATGTTGAGTGACTTGTATAATTGAATGCTTTATTTCCTTCAAACATGTGATGCCTGGCTTCGGAATGAGATGCGGCTCATGTTTCTTCAGAACCTCTGCTGAAGACAGATTTTGACCATTATTTCGTAGCCAACAAAAGGAAGATGCTGTTTAATGCACAACTAATTTGCAATCAATCTAACACAAGTTTAAAGTGGCTACTTATTTAATGTTTCAAATGTTTGTAGTTAAGCTCTTCTGGAACCACTTAATTCTATGTGCATCGGTGTGTGCCTTATATGTTATCTGTTTTGAAGCCACGTGCAAGGGATGAACCGAGAACTACAAATTATTTCAATCTCTTTTTTTGGCCAAGCTAGTTTTGTTAGTGCACCGTCTTTGGTATTTTGCCACCTTATTCTTGGGGCAAAAGACCTATTTATTTCTCGTATCTTATGAACGTTTTCATGTATTTTGATTATCTGAAAAACCGATTTCTTACTTTCAGTTTCAGAAGGCAAGAAGTACATGGAGCAATGGCTTTCATCTCTTCAGAATTTTTGAAGCTGTCATAGCTTTTGGCCATACTTGATTGTCTACCACATTTGTCATTCGTTCAGTTCTTGTTGTAATTAACCCGGATAGGTTTTAGGGCTGGACTTGCGGAGAGATGCATCCTGGGGTAAACTTGATTCGTTACTCCCAACTTCTAGACTTTTGGGTGGTTCAATGCTATTTTCTTCGGGTTCTTGGCGTTAGGTCTATGTCAACTGTGGCTGGTTGAGACTTTGACATATATTGCTGATTGATTATTGTGAATAAACAATCATCGTGAATCTGTAAAAAGTACTAGCATCTTAAACTTTATGGTGTGAATATATTTGTAAAGATGCCGAATGATGGAACAAAGTTATCCATACCTGTTGCATGGATATTTTAAATTGgatttcttgttttgtttgctTAAGTCGGGATGGAGAACTGAGATTTGATCCAACCGAGGCTAGTAAAATAGTCCAAAATTGTCCAAAAATTGTAGTTTAGTCcaatatatttgtttttttttgttattttggccttctatgttttaaatttttagtgTTAAGTTTTGTATATTTCTCTTTTTGACAATTTTTGCTATTTTTCATGGAGAATGTTGGTTTGACATTGTACATGTCAGCCAACGTGTCGGAGTGTTGCTATGACATTAACACGTCAGCATCATATTGGAACCATTAACTATATCAGCTCTATACTACTATCACGTTAGAAAAAGactaaaatttaaagaaaaaaaaatgtctaaaattgaaatttgataatatataaGACCAAAATAATAGAGAAGTAGATATAAGAtcaaaaaatacaattttccaTGATCTTTATTATGGTAACAGTCTAAATTTCATGTCCGAATTTTATATGAATTAAGCAACGATTGTTGAGTTTTATAACAttcacttgaagaagaaaaattagAATTTATGCTTAGGTTGCATTTGGATTTATAGATTTGAAATCTGGGGATTTTGATTATAATTTATGGTTAACGATGAAACAATCCATGAAATCTTAAATACACATATAAATTATTTACATATTAGTTACACGGAGTAGAATTGATTCCAAATATCTTGATTattgataaatttgaaattcattttaattaacatgaatattatataaatatacaaaagGATGATTTGAAATTTACGGTATTACATAtccaaaattacaaaaaaaaattagtatattTTTTCTTCCCTTGATTAATTGAATCTAAATACCCGTGACCTATACTACAAAACCctagataaaaaaaaacataatataGAAACCGTTgggatttttcttttttaattttaaaagtttagtatATTATTTGTCATTTCCTAAGAAATAATATGTGGCgccccaaacctcgccacgtaatcatacaacatgtgacgtcatatgcatagaaaatttctttttaacgacgtaataatataatacATATACGAAAAAATAGTGCAATCATCACACTATCTACATTAGTAGTAGCAGAAACTAGTACAATAAATACATACACACGACTCAAATAAGACAATATAATATGCTGCCTTTAGCTATTATCAACTACAGAGctgtttgactagacacacctaTTCCCTCACCCTTATCATGTCTGACGGCATAGTCCTATAACCTGTTCAACATAAACAACCCCCAAAGAGTGAGCATATACAACAATCATTACTGTAATACATAACAATTATATTAAcaacaacataaaatataattgaAATCATAACATAAATACTCTATTTGTTGTTTCTGGACAATCAAACCATCAACGATATCAAGGACATCACTCTCCTACTACTGCAataacaacatcgacgatacatCGCACCCTACTCCGACGACTGCAATATCGTCGATCGAACGACAtccacgatacgtcgcacccttACTCCGGCGACAAACAATATCGTCGACCAAACAACAACAACTATATGTCTCCCAACAATGACAGTAAAAaacatcaacaataataaaaacaacaaatataatatcaaatcactcAATTTTGGTGATTTATCATCATTCAACACAATAGTATTTATCAATAATAAACAATGACAACATATGCTCGTACAAGATAATCGAGTACATATATAAAATCTAGCTATTTTTTATCCCGAAACTTGTGACTTATATCAAATCAAAGACCTCATGTCAACGATTCCAGAATTAAAGTCGATTATTGGATTGGATAAACCAATAAATCATAAGAtcgaaaaaaaataatcaaaaccTTATTTGTTATTTCTCTCTCCTCTCTACTGTAAATGTGGATAAATGAATTCTGAATTCATTTACGGACTAAACTTTCAACTTTGtcttcttttttttaatattatattaataaaataatataatataatatataatatttaacaattttaacaTCGATATGTCTATTTGGAcaagtcaaacgatcaaatttatcaaaactcaaaacatgaaacttctatatatTTGAGTTTACTACGTTacatccaaatttcaaatcatttggactttaTATGATCAAAATATGTCACAtttcattatttaaatattattaattatttagtaatattacGTTACTAAATCAACGAATTAAGATATTTTCgtacaatcgaaatataaaatatatatatatatatatatatatatatatatatatatatatatataatatatatatatatttgcaaagataaTCTCCATCAACGTGCTtttaaatcaattaaattttaataaaactgTTAGTTAAATGGTATATTTTAGTTTCAATTATTacatttatttcagatttttgttGTATTATGTTATTTAAGCAAAACAAATCCATGTACTTAAGGGATCGGAGCGTATAAAATTggtataaataaataacaaattAAAGCATAAAAGTGAGTTTTATTCAAATCGTGCAAATTAAACAAGAGGAAGGAACATAATACAGCCATACAACGTCGAATTGGAGTATATTAAAGACAAGGTCAACGTTATTATTTAGAGAGCGTGATAACTAGATGTATATAACGATTAAAGATTCAGAAGTGCACGTCTCTCAGATTGATCAATTTTATGATATGAATATTTATCCGAATCGATACACACACGTAAATATCCTCCTCGGATGATATTAGACAAATTTGTCTCACATGatttattcaatataatttattCGATTAACGTCATTTAAAAAACTACTATAGTTTAACTTTTTTGTCTAATATGatttattcaatataatttatcCGATTAACGTCATTTAAAAAACTACTATAGTTTTACTTTAATACACATCAAAACAAGAAATTTGCAGATTATCATCCGTTAATATCATCGCAAGAGAAAGAAGATAAAGTCAATATTTATTCGTGCACTGTCGCTTGAAATGCATGAGAATATAAGATATGACACGACTTACATTAAATCAAGCAAACCCCACccatttatataaaaattattataatttacaACATTTTCGCATATGCATGTtggatataataattaataaatccaATATAAAATGccacatataaatataataattttttacaaCATTTTCGCATATGCATGTtggatataataattaataaatccaATAAAAATGccacatataaatatatatatatatatatatatatatatatatatatatatatatatatatatatatatatatatatatatagccaaATATAATCCTCTTCGATCAATCTATAACATTATCTCAAATGAGGAAACTGATACTGACGTGTGGGAAATGCGTAAATGGTAATAGTAATAGCACCCTTCAGTTGACTCGTACATGTCAGCTTACTTGGTCAAACATATAGGTCagctttatttaaataaatgctcCATTAATATAAATGTAATTTCCTAGATCcaacaatttattta from the Primulina eburnea isolate SZY01 chromosome 3, ASM2296580v1, whole genome shotgun sequence genome contains:
- the LOC140826334 gene encoding uncharacterized protein, giving the protein MAVSFTRLSWLWLGVKEKEPVSNGSLANSLNSLSDWGLGLRGEPESLKFNSVRGVDKRVPSSSRKVKKKWKSREERSRRIDEEYDVVLVPSDGVSLSGSESDDSDWSIGWLEPHAPNFQSDDEADGSFAVLVPCYRHDCKNLKENSEEPGVPFLSAIKNVPNGYSAVSEGKKYMEQWLSSLQNF